Within the Arachis duranensis cultivar V14167 chromosome 10, aradu.V14167.gnm2.J7QH, whole genome shotgun sequence genome, the region aaataatattctcaAAAAGACCTAATGttgacaaataaaaatattatctctCAAATTCGATCACAACATGTTATATTATCCAAAAGTCTTCTTAATTAGATAAATGTAAAAATAAGATacacttaattttttaaacaataaaaaattcaaatgcatttgtatgaaaaagccctttttttcacaaaataataaaataatttaaatataatctaCTATTCTCTTCCTTCATTTCAAattcattatttctttttattttattgtggtTGGAAATTAAATGTCTTTCTTTAATACTagaaatatttttgtctttcttttctgATTGATTACattttcaataatttaaaaattaactcgGTCCAATATTTTCATCAATTAATCCTCAATCAGGTTCCAAAACTCAAACTAATTAAATAGTTATTATCTGTTAATAAAGTCACCAAATCATATTAATTCACACTATTCATTATGAATCTATATATTCCTAGGCTGCAGATTTTATGTCTAATAGACTACAACTTTCAATCAATAACTGTCAAGATGAATGACGATAAAATGATGAACATTAGCTACATAATCAACACGTGATTCTATATGTGTAGAATCATATGACTATCTATAGAATACATGTTTCATTTATTTACTAGATAATCTGCCTCTGATCATTCATAATAACTTGGGGTCAAATTCTAAAAGCTTGTAAATGGCTGAATGAAATGACTCACTAATCAAGTATATATGCTGGCTAAACCTTCTTCATTTATATAGCAAAGCTTCTTGCAATAACCCATCAAAATAGAGGTGGCAACACTACTCGAACCCGCGGGTATCCACCCCACCCCTATCCGTTCGGGGTGGGTAATTACCCGCACCCGCACCGGAGCAGATTTTAGCGGAGCAGTTTTTTGGGCAGGACGGGACGGGGCCGGATTTAGGTTAAATCCGcctataaaataattagtaaaatgattaataatattgtatcatatttaaatttttactttaatttatattatgaaTGTAAATAAtagttatataatttttaaaattttattttattttttggatttaatAATTATTGAGGCGGGTAGGGACGGGACGGGTACCCACAGGGACGGGTTAGGATTTAACATTTTACTACCCGCGGATAGAAGTAGGGCGGGTTCGATGCAGGTTTTTGTTGAGCGGAACGGGGTCGGGTAGAGCAAAAACCCGCCCCGTTGCCACCCCTATATCAAAACACATCCAATCATCCATAAATTCATGTTTTGTAAAATAtgttttgttcttttttctaaCTGGTGTGAAACTTTTGCATATATTACAATAGTTATTAAATTTGATgggaaataattttaaattaaaagtacttATATACATCCTAtggttaattttgttttatatcaTATAAGATaggataaaatataaaatatatactacaATTCACCAAATCAAATACAGTCTATTATATCGTTGCTGCATAGGTTCAACCTTTCCACAAGTCTGTAATAGTTCTATACACATCATCCATCTTTGGCCTCTGTTCCATAGAAGGTTTAACACATTTGCATGCAACTTCTAGGAGGCCATGAATTTTATCATCAAACCCTTTCCCAGTTATGCATTTGTCAGTGGCATAATAAAAATCACTAGGATCAGTGAACAACCTATTGCTAATATAGCTCCTCAAAGAGCTATTATCAACACCAATGTCATCATCATAATTAGTAGAACAAGAATCACTACTTATGCTTAATTTTTGTCCTGTTATAAGCTCAAAAAGGATTATTCCAAAGTCATAGATATCCTTCTCAAAAGAACCCTTCACCCCAATGACTTCATCAACCAGAAACAGTCTCATCCTTGCATGATTCTTTTGGTTCATGATGAACTTTGCTTTGCCGAAATTCGAAATTTTTGGCTCGAAATTCTTGTCTAGCAAGACACATTCAGAAGATAGATTGAGGTGTATGATCTTGCACTTTTTGTGAAGCCAAGATAATCCCCTTGCTATCCCAATTGCAATGTGAATCCTCTCAGGCCATTCCAATTGAGAATTATGTAACCAGTGACATAATGTTCCATTTGAGATGTAGCTATAGACTAGTATCCTCTCCTTCTTCTCTATGCAGAATCCAAGCAGAGAGGCTATGTTTCGGTGCATGTGTCTCCCTGGAATCATTGTTTCAAGCAAGAATTGTCTCTTGTACTTGTCAGAATAATAGAATCTCTTCACTGCTATCAAACAGTTATTTGAAACCTCTGCCTTATACATTATCCCTGTTGTTCCTAACCCCATGATGTTGTTTGAGCTAAAGTAGTTAGTTGCTTTGCAAAGCTCCATGAAGCTCATTCTTGGTATCAATCTCTCCAACAATCTACAGAGCTGTAAATCATGAAATAGTAATATACTATATTAAACTACTCTTCTATATTAGCCCATGACAATAATAAAGAAGTCTTATGGCCCACAAATTCAGCCTAACAGAATACATAAATTCAGTTCTAATTTcagtctttattattttatcttatcttatctttatgttatcttctcttcttatcttatctttacttttatctttcataagacaatactctatatatatttagttttaccttcataattaatatcttttttaacgGTATTAACACTTAAGGGtataattaaaacatatttaaattttgaaatataaagataaaattgaaacaaattgatattttaaaatttttaaaaaatattgggataaaataaataaagaaaaaataaacaaagcaaGAGAGAGAAACCTCTTTATTTCCTTCCTCTTGCAAAGCCAGTGGAAGCAATTGAGCTACATTAGTGGTATGCTTTTGGTTGTTCTGTTCTTTTCTCAAGGGATATATGGTGTTACTCTTCCTACTACTCTTTTTGAATTCATTCCAAGGTTGAGTATAGTCCATGAAAGTTACTATGACAGAAGTTGCTGAACAAACAAAAGCAATAACAAAACTATACCAAAAGGGTTTACCAAATAAGCTCTCTTCATCACAGCTTTCCAATGTTGTTCCCCCACAGAGTCCATTATTATTGACATAGCTCAAGGTAACATTAACATTATTGTTCACAAACACAGGCACTGGCCCTGATAACAAATTGTTTGCAACACTGAACACTGTGATCCTTGGAAGAAAGCCAAGTTCTTTTGGGATTGTTCCATTTAACTGGTTACCATCAAGTCTAAGGGTATTCAAGTAAGACAAGTTTGCAATAGCCTTTGGGATTTCACCATAAAAGTTGTTGTTTGATAGGTCAAGTGAGGTTAGATATGGAAGCTTACTTGAAATATCAGGTGGGATATTCCCAAAGAGCTTGTTGTGTGAAAGGTTCAGATTCTGCAGCCATGAGAAATTCTCAATGCAATGAGGAAATTGGCCTTCTAACCCCATGTTAGAAAGCTTGATACTTATTACTTTTTCTTCATCAATACCACTGGTCATGCATTCAATACCAGTGAATGATGAGCACAAATCTATGGTGttgatattgaaattgaaatcccaTATTTGATTAGATGAGTCCGATGAGTTGTTGATTTCTCTTAGGCAATTGATGTCACCTAATTCAGCTCCATAAACAATCATGAAGAAACAGAATAATGACCACAAGAATATATGAATTGGAACAAAACTCAACATAATTTTGAGCATGGCAAAAACCAAATGAAAATGGACAAAATTGAAAGATAATGTTGGATATGATGATACTAAAGAGGGAGAGAGAATGCGctgaaattttcaattttcattgtgCTCgttattacttaattaattcaTAGTCAATTTTGTTGAGTTACTAGATCTTCAAACGTAGCAATAGTTGATCAAAGAGGTAACGAAATTTCGCAGAGACACAATCCGTTCCCAAGTTTCGCATAGAACGTAGATATTTCCAATTCTGCTGaccataataataacaaaattttatgtggTCACAGTCACAGTTAATTTGAcgaaaaatattaatttcattCATTGATTTTCCTCAtcactattattatattaatctaGATAAATGCCGTGCAAGACAAGGGGAAAGGATTTCGAAATGTCAAACAAgctaagaatttttttaatttaaatctaATTCACTTTGAGTGTGTTATTTAATACAAATCATACAAATCTAAGTATCTTAAGTGAGTTGGCTAGCCAACTAGAAGTTGATTGAATATTGTAttactattaattaatatttaacttaTAAACAGGGTGATTGATTATGAAATGACCGatcaaatataatatatagagtTAATAGACAAAATCGTCCCGAAAGATATTCTGATCTTCATTTTCGTCATCGAAAGATAAGTTTAATCAAAATTATCctcgaaaaatttaaaattaatcacgTTAGTCCCTTCGTCTATTCTATCACTAACAACGTTAACTTTACTGATGTGACacgttatttttttttgtctttttggtcATCCAAAAACCAGAAACAAAACACTAACTACCCAGAACCCGATCCACCTATATCCGTCCCGAAAATCCCTCCTCAACCCATCTGAAATTATGAGTAGCTTCGAGCCTCTATTTCCGTTCCGCTGCAACACAACCCCCACAATGGTGGTTCTTCAAGATTCACGCTACGCACCGTCTCCAGTAACCACCACCGTCGTCGTCGGAATTTAAGCAAAGATAAGACCTCGTTCTATGAACAAAACCAAACATGCAAAAATACAACCAAAGATAAACGAAAAAATTACTagaataaaaaacacaaaaacaaaagCGCATGATCAGTGTACCATGAATGATCACACCACCACACCTGATATGCTCCAAAAGAGGTACAATCTTTAGACACAACAGCTtcagaaaatgaaaatttcaCACGATATAAAGtagtagtaataaaagggagcTACAACGATGAAACATACCAGTGTGGTAAAGAAGTGAGATATAAGCTTAAGCATCAAGAGTATTTGTTAAATAACTCTAACGAAAGCgacagagaaaagaaaaaccgtTTTCACAGAGACGACCTCCAAAATCCAAACTCTAAAGTAAGTCAGATCTCTCTCCAAATGTGAAAGACTTAATCTAAACCGATAGTAGAGAGAGGCAGCAGCTGTGGAGCAGGGGTTCTAAGACGCTTGATAGGTAGCGGAAGTTGCGTTGCAGCGAGATGGAAATGGAGACTTGAAGCTACTCAGATGGTTGAAGAGGGATTTTCAGGGTGGGTCGGGTTATGGGTAGTTAGCTAGAgttctgtttttgttttttgggtTTAACAGCCCatgattaaaaagaaaaaaaaaactaatgtgTCAGGTCAGCAAAGTTAATGTTGTTAGTGATAGAATAGACGGAGGGACTAAtgtgattaattttaaatctttcgaggacgattttgattaaatttatcttttggaGATGAAAATGAAGATCGGAATATTTTTCGGGgacgattttgactattaactcatAATATATACTTGTACACGATGATGAATgctttaatatatttgattagTGCTAATTgcaaactttttatttatttatttttcattttcacaATACATTACACAGAAAGATACACAGGACAAAATGTCTTTAACAAACTAACACCACCACAGTTTAAACCAAAATCATCATTAAAAAAACTGCAAGATTAACATATCTACCGTAGTAGCTAGAAAGTACAAATTAATTCATTATACCCAAaatatttattcattatttatttaattttttaaagtaaagatattgataaaatattaaagactAAATACTTATTTTTTCATTTGACCAATAACAACACTTTTAATAGGGGGGTTTATTTGGAATGTTGGCAAGAGGACTATAGTAAAAAATAACAAGAGTGCCTTCATTATTGCGACatttaaaaagacaaaaagatACTTATTTCTATCATTAGTGCAAGAGTTGGAGTtgtaatcaaaataatttttttacggAAAAAGTCTAAGGCATCAATTATATAACAAGTCAATTAAATcaacttctttttattttaaaatttaatttgagaaACTAAGATGGTGagatgttttctttttttataataaatcttgttgagtttaaaaatataaataacaaaattaacgATGACAAACATGTTGAATTTGGGTTAATAATCCAAGTGAGTTTGATGATATTTATTGCatgtctaaattatttttgttatagtctaaatatatgaaataaaatGATCAACAAAGCAGCTGAATGAAAAATGATTCGTTAACTCAGTTCATTATcttccaaa harbors:
- the LOC107468582 gene encoding probably inactive leucine-rich repeat receptor-like protein kinase At5g48380, which codes for MLSFVPIHIFLWSLFCFFMIVYGAELGDINCLREINNSSDSSNQIWDFNFNINTIDLCSSFTGIECMTSGIDEEKVISIKLSNMGLEGQFPHCIENFSWLQNLNLSHNKLFGNIPPDISSKLPYLTSLDLSNNNFYGEIPKAIANLSYLNTLRLDGNQLNGTIPKELGFLPRITVFSVANNLLSGPVPVFVNNNVNVTLSYVNNNGLCGGTTLESCDEESLFGKPFWYSFVIAFVCSATSVIVTFMDYTQPWNEFKKSSRKSNTIYPLRKEQNNQKHTTNVAQLLPLALQEEGNKELCRLLERLIPRMSFMELCKATNYFSSNNIMGLGTTGIMYKAEVSNNCLIAVKRFYYSDKYKRQFLLETMIPGRHMHRNIASLLGFCIEKKERILVYSYISNGTLCHWLHNSQLEWPERIHIAIGIARGLSWLHKKCKIIHLNLSSECVLLDKNFEPKISNFGKAKFIMNQKNHARMRLFLVDEVIGVKGSFEKDIYDFGIILFELITGQKLSISSDSCSTNYDDDIGVDNSSLRSYISNRLFTDPSDFYYATDKCITGKGFDDKIHGLLEVACKCVKPSMEQRPKMDDVYRTITDLWKG